Within Scomber japonicus isolate fScoJap1 chromosome 1, fScoJap1.pri, whole genome shotgun sequence, the genomic segment AAAATAGTCATAGATACACAGTGATCCTTTGCCTATCCAGTAATGATGCGGCTGTGTAGTGCGCCGAGTGCAGCCTTGAGCCCGGAGATCACAGAGATGCCTGCAGTCTCTCAGACGCACTCATCTGTCTACTGTTTCCCACTGCTGGGGATGAGAGAGGCTCTTACACCTGAGCGCCTCAGATCTCGTCAAGCCCGTGCTCGGCTGCTCTCGCGAGACACGAACTGCCAGAACAGTGAGCAGGCTGACAGATAAAAACCGCTCACAGGGCAAGCAGAAACATCTGGAGACTAGACGCCTTCGTTTTTAAGGGCTCACTCCTACACATGCAGCCACGGAAATGCACCGGTCCCATTTGCCTTCAGgccttatttttttattttagaggCCGTAAAACATTGACTAAAggctgtttattttaataaccaTCAATTTTAGATTGCTCTTTATCCATCTGATTTcaggaaggtttttttttagtaatgtAATCTTGAGGGGGAAAGTGTCAAAAATTCTGTCAAGTTTATTAAAAGTCCAAAGTTTACTGAAAGTcccaaaaaaaatgtcatttaaggGACACGTGATTGACTTGATCAGTTGTTTACATCTCTTTTTGTCCCACTGTCTCTCATCTTAACCCCTGCAAGTAATGAGACCTCCGCCTCATCATCAAAGCCCATCATCACCAGATGAGCACTAAACAAATTGATTTAATACACCAGCGTAACCTTGTACACAGTCTTTACCTAAATTAATTAATCCCAATGAATTAACACTTCATTTGTTCAAACCACAACGGTTGCCCAATTAAAATTTCATGCAGCGATTAGAGGTGTGTGAAATATACATGATATCGTTAAATTTGCATAATAAATAAGGCGCTCTCTGCTACAATGCAATTACTGTGCGTGTGAGGTTAATGTGTGCCGTTACAGGCTACAACATGCTTTTATCGGCAGCGAATTAATATTTGTTACTGTTTAATGTGATACAGAGCACCAGGAAAGCAGCACAAAAGAGCAGAATATGATTATGTGGAAAACTATAAATTgagaaattaacatttttttaggAATGTTTGTCCACTAAATATTAGCAAGATTATTCCCCAAGTTAAAATATCCCTTAAAAAAAGGGGCAAAATGTCAATTTTACCACAAAAATCTAAGCCTATCCAGCCTATAGTAGCCGATGTAAAATCAATTATATGATAAAATagtcaaataataaaaaccattacataaacaaaacacaaaagaaaacacagttgCATACATTGTTTCTCATTGCAGTAGAATTTTATTTCCCAACACACAACACTGTAATATTTCACTCACAACACTGTTTTTCATGATGGTCTTCAGTAAGTCTTCAGTATGGCATGTCATCTTAAAAAGTTAACAATGAGGACCACGTTTACTTAACAgcttgaaatgacaaaaacaggcAACTAGACTGAATATTTGATCAATGTCTCAGCACAAAAGAGAAATGCACCACAGTGTTTGTTCTACAGCACAGACAGATATCAGTTTTGTTTTAagcaaagctttaaaaaaatctatttaacagCCACAAAAACACTATCTGACAAAACTATCACATGTTGTCTGTACATAAAATAACAGACCAAATACCAACAGCAGACCATACGTTACAACTTAAACAttgcatttcattcatttattctgaAGCAACATATTAAGGTAAAGGACTTGCCTGATGATTTTCtacatgttattattattatcgacAAATCTCATGTACAGAGCCAATCCAACAAGTACTGTGTAAGTGttatgtgtgtatccaaagcttGATTTATCTTATTCATCCATGCCATAGACCTCCGAAGTTTTAAATACTCGTCAATAAGCCACACTGTTGCTCTGGGTGACTGTCTTTTGCTATAAAGAGTATGGAgatatcttttctttttttttaagaaatggcTCAAAAGactaataacacatttttcagtGTATAGCTCTGTGCATTTTCCATTTACAGAGctttgctagcttgttgtgTTACACATCACAAACTCTGACTTTGTACTGGAGTCATTTACTTACTAAACCAACTGCTGTGGCCATAACCTCCATAAAGAAGGAAAAGGtgaagtgtttttaatagtttttggtcAATGGCACAGAGGAATGTTAGGATTTGGATATACACACTTGTAagtaggatcaattcattgttggtttggctctgcacatgagatttgaaacatatttggaaTTGTCAACCATATCCTATAATTGTGTGGATGTGGAGACTGACCAAAACACATTTCAGCTCGTAGTGCGAAGAGAACACCCGGGTTCAGTTTGTACTACCTTCTACATGAGCTTGGAAAGTTTTGTGGGACTGCTTGTATTAAAGGGACTGTGTGACTTTCTCTTGATAGGCTGGCCAATGCTCAGTGTGTGCCTGTCTCTTGTGTTCACAGGTTTACTGGTGctgctggaggaagaggaataagaggaggagggggggtttaCATGATCATGGTGTTGGCCAGCTGGACTGAGAGAGCCAGAGGGACCAGCCTTATTCTCTTCCACTGAATCAAACAGCAAATCAAAAGACAGTTCTTCGGTCTGAGAGGCCTCTTCATGCTCTGCACAGCCAGGGACACTGCTCTCCCCTCCGGAAACCAGTGGAGAAAAACTTTCTTCTGCACCGCCTTTTGAAGCCTCTTTACTATTCACGGTGCCGTCCACGAGGTCACGTGATGAGCTGTCGCATTCTGTCACACGCTTGCGGTCGCTGCTTGTCGAGACTTCGGCACAGGTTTGTAGTTCTGGGACGAGAGTGTTGTCCAAGTCTGTAGGAGGGGAGGATGCTAGGGAGAGGTGAGACCCCCGGCTACTGGAACTCTCTCCATCCAGCATCATGGAGTCCAACTCGGAGATTTTATCTAGGTAAGCGGCATCCATGGAGGCTTCACTGGAAAACTCGAAGCTATCGGGCTCCACTAAAACACTGGTGGATGTGGATCCTTTCACCAAGCTGTCTTTACTTGCACCTGGACAGGATTGGTCATTAGATTTAGATCTCTGCCAAGCACCCCAAAAGACAGACTTTGAGGGCTCCACATCAGTATTTGATGGCAAGCCTTTTGGGAATTTGTCGAGGCTACCACATTGGTTGTCTGTGGCGCTACTACTCTTACTAGGACTAGGAAGTTCTTCAAAAGTAAGTCTCCTAAGATAAGACGCAGGTTTAAATGCAACTTTCTTCTCACGGATGCCGGGGCTTTTCAGTGTCAGGGATTGAAAGGCACTGGATGGAGTGGAGGGTGAAAAGTCAGAGGAGGTGCTACACAACTCCTCTCCTTTCTGGTTTGCAGTAACATTCTTATTCAGCTCCTTGTCGTCTGCAGATGGCATAAACATCAAACTGTGATTTCTAGAAAATGTTCGACATTCTGCCTCTGGATTGCTGCAGATCGACCCCCTCTCATTATCGCTCAAGCTCCTTATCATCATGCTGACTTTCTGTTGCTGGGTGAGAGTTTCTGACCTGGCCTTGCTATTCCCACAAGTCTCCTGCATCTCAAGAGATCTCTTTTCAGACTTTCTGGTTTGAGATTCAAGGTCTTCAATGTACTGGTCACTGCGCTCCAGAGCCTTCTTCAAGTGGTCCACCTCACGTTCGTACTGCTGGATTTTTGCTTCCAGTGCTGCTACTGTATATCGACCAAACCTGGGGAAAgttcattttgtctttaaatatatatatgtacaatgCGAGCAGGGAAAaacaataactttttttttttttttaatacattcacAGAccctgtatttatttgtgtgaccctttttttatttgcccAACGAAATGTAACTCAAGTTgattgtttaaaataaagtaaaactgagatataaataaaacagttaacTTTGTCTTTTAGAATATCAATTTAGATGTGCTCTGTAAATAAGAAACTGATTCATGTGTCATAAACACCACAAAGATACTTACTTCTGAGGAGATCTGCTCGTCACCTCCGCTTTCAGTCTCATATTCTCTTGTACAAGGTCGACATTTTGAGACCGCAATGCTTTATTTGCCTGAGGATGGGACAGTAACACATTTGTGACATGACGGATTAGCACTGAAACCGCTCAGACATACGCTACACAGAAAGATGCATCAATGAAGCTCATCTTTATCAGTGTCTCTACTGAGAAATGGTAATACCTCCTTAAGCTTGTCCATGTCCTGCTTTACTTTATCACAAACATCTGTTGCAGCTCGCAGCTTGTTTGTCCATTCTTCCAGGACATAGGGGTCGACTGTTTTGTTGTCTGTTTGCACTGAATCAGTACTGCAGGGATCCAAAGCAGTCTTCAGGTGTGACtccaaatttagattttttgttttaagcTCCTCGTTTTCTCTGAGGAGTCCTTCAATTTCTTCCTGTTAGAGAGAAATCATATGAAACTGTGAACaaggtgaagaaagaaaaactggtTAAACAATGACTCAGAGCTCTTGGCTTGTCTGTGTGCTGGGGAAAGGTACGTTACAACAAAAACAGGTGTTCTCTCTCAGTATTTCTTCCTGTTCCAAGTCAATAACTGTTGTAAATGCCAAGTGTTAAGACGACCAATTAACCGCTCTACCAAAAACCAAAGCTGTATCAACGATGAACTGTTAAACTCTGTTGATTCAGCCAATGCTAACATTTTGTGTTGCTAAATCCCATAAAGAGTCTGTTTAAGAGGATTGCTTGTTCTTGCTTTTGAATTTACTGCGACAATGGCATGAGGGACTCATACCTCATACTCCCGTAGAAGCAGTTCTCCTCTGGTTTTTCGGAGACATTTCCTTGTGGAGGGGCTGTCACTGTGATCACTCTCATTTGTGCCTCCTGTAACAGAATATATGAGTCCAAAAGCATACAGATTAGATACCAAACACATATTATGTATAATGTAGTAACTTACAATATGAAacaggattttacaactctgggAAGatatctcttttcttttatctctctTGTAAATCGATCAACCAGGTAAACTGTAGAATTACCATTCACATAAAAAAGTGCAAATATTGGTCTAAATACAGACTTATATATTATTATCCAGCTGCTACCCAATAACTAGGCTTTACACTGTCAGGATTTTAggggccgatcaccgatcagtgagtttaaataaaccgatcaccgctCCGATCACGTCTCTTTTGTCCACGCTttgtttcttaaactcggcatgctcctcctcgtgttccttatccaggtacatttgtggtgttgaaacattttgcagatccTTCCCCACGAGGTACTTTAGTGTTGCtcagattgcaaatagcttgtgttttatctgccGACACCACCggcatgtttgtttgaatccgacagctcatgactcaaaaaactttattgtccgtcccatcgtgacagggctcaaaactagctgttggattcaaacaaacatgtcggtgtgGAAgttcttcagagtaaatgagacagataaaacacaagccatctgcaatctatgcaacgggagcatctgcaaaaagtttcaacatgacgacattgattggatcggcgaattaagacattacagtcgatctcacaaattgcataaaatgcaaaatatcggCAGATCCGATATAGCTGATCAGATCGGCGTAAAGCCTACCAATAACAcgtaaaatgaaaggaaaattaTAAGAAGTGGGGGTGTTACCCACTTGCAGACTACTGTGTTGgattttttgtgtgaaaacaaagtctttaaatcttttaaaatgtgtaactaTTCCTTTGAAGTAAAACTTTGGATAATACTGTTTACATATCACCGACTGCTGGATGACAGGATTGAGATCACATTAATCTTACATCTTTATAGGAGGATAGCCTTCAATATATCAAAGACTCACCTGGATTTCTATGTGTATCAttcttaatttgtttttaatcagaCAAAGTGATGCATTACAGCAAGTTCAAGTTACAGAGAAAAGCAAAGTGCAGCAATAGTTTTTAAAACTCTGCTACAGGTTTTGCAATAAATATTGTATTGCATAGCTCAAAGCATTCAGAGTCCCTTTAGCCAGGAGTTCCATGTTTGCATGTTAGTGAGGAATGTTTTTGGTCAGTTTGCAAGGAGATCAAATGTGATGAGGCCAAACACCCCTTAAGCAGGAAACTTAATTAGGATgattgagattttaaaaaactaaaaaacaatcatcatcatcataaaatgCAGTATGGAGGAACAAAACTCTACATGCATGAAAGCAAACATGCATTTTAACATCACTTCCTAAATATCTCACTAACGTCCTCCTGTCTCTGCCATTTCTGATGACATTTCTCACCAAGTCCCAGGAGTGGAGGACCCAAGTGTGACACAAAAGGTTTCTCCCACACCAAAAGTGTCTTCAACTAAAACAACTTGTAAAACTGCACCTTGGTAAATACTTTTTTTGGTATCTGATAAAGTAGCCTGGCTCCCCACTTTATTAAAGACCTGTTTGATTTGGTGGATCAAGAAACACACTTCTATTGGTCTCAGATAAATGAATCTCAGAGTTATGTTTATAATGCTACAGGGACAATGTTAATCACAAGTTTGTGATATGCATGTATAAGTCATACTCCAAACTGCATGCACAGCTTACCAAAGTGCTAAGTCCAAAAAGACTGTGCTATCTATTTCCAAAAGACATTCCTGTTGCATTTTCCTTCTGACTACATTTAAGTAAAGTATTCATCTCTATCTATCAAAGAGCCACATTGGCATTGAAACAGAGCTTTTCTGACTGCAGTAGTGTGTCACTTGAGAGAAAAATATGGTAATATCAATCATAATCCAATAACAGTGTATTTTGATTGTTACTTAAAACACATGCTGAGGTTGCATCAGATGTACTGAAATTACCCTGGAAACAAACACGGTACTTGTCTGACTCAACATAGCTTAACCGAATATCAAATGTGAGTTTTTCAATTAATAGAAACTTCACAGTGATCACATGTCACTTAAGGAACAACTggtaaaacacacattacatccacatgaacacacaacacaagcaGACTTATTTTAGCATGTGACGATGACTCAAACCTGAGAAGCTGCAGGTAGATTAAGCCTCACATTTACCTATTGGGttgtgtgtctgaatggagCGAACTTACTCACCGATGATTGCTCTGCAGGGGCTCTCTGCCGTGATGGGCACTCTGCAAGTGGGACACTGGCTAGCTTTCTTTAACCACATCTCCATGCAGCATGAACAGAACACGTGGTGGTTTCCACAAATGACCGGCTGCTTGACCTGAGGTACACAGACAAAACATGCAAATTATTCTATAGTTAACCTTGGTTATAACGTGCACTAAAGCCAACAAAACTTCATTTATCCAACGTAAGCTGCGAGAACTTGTTGTTACGTTGAACATGTACGTTAACGTTGCTAGGCAGCGGGTTATATCGTCTCACGTCATTTTTGTTTAACACTAACGGTGgaagttttgaaaaaaaatagagCGGCAGTTACCTTTCCGAGACATATCTGGCACGATATCGGCAAGGTCAGAGAAAGCGTCGATGTCTGAAAGTTGAGAGCCATGTTTCAAAGAAATACaaagcacatacatacatacaacatacagcacacaaaaaaacacacacacatacacttccCCTGGGGAGGTACAAATTTCCCACCCGTATCCGCAGCGCGCCGAAGACTCAAAAACTACGGAAAGTCAAAAAGGCCCAAAAAGTCAAAACGGCGTtcgcgaaaaaaaaaaaaccccaaaacaataTAGTAACATTCATCTGTTAGTGAGCCTTACACCAGTGCTTAAaggaaattataaaaaaaagattttagaGTTATCTCTGCTATACAAAAAGGTAAGTCAATTTTTAGGGAACACAAGAACTCCAAAGTAGGCTGTCAGACACATATCTCAGCTACTTCATCAAGT encodes:
- the obi1 gene encoding ORC ubiquitin ligase 1, yielding MALNFQTSTLSLTLPISCQICLGKVKQPVICGNHHVFCSCCMEMWLKKASQCPTCRVPITAESPCRAIIGGTNESDHSDSPSTRKCLRKTRGELLLREYEEEIEGLLRENEELKTKNLNLESHLKTALDPCSTDSVQTDNKTVDPYVLEEWTNKLRAATDVCDKVKQDMDKLKEANKALRSQNVDLVQENMRLKAEVTSRSPQKFGRYTVAALEAKIQQYEREVDHLKKALERSDQYIEDLESQTRKSEKRSLEMQETCGNSKARSETLTQQQKVSMMIRSLSDNERGSICSNPEAECRTFSRNHSLMFMPSADDKELNKNVTANQKGEELCSTSSDFSPSTPSSAFQSLTLKSPGIREKKVAFKPASYLRRLTFEELPSPSKSSSATDNQCGSLDKFPKGLPSNTDVEPSKSVFWGAWQRSKSNDQSCPGASKDSLVKGSTSTSVLVEPDSFEFSSEASMDAAYLDKISELDSMMLDGESSSSRGSHLSLASSPPTDLDNTLVPELQTCAEVSTSSDRKRVTECDSSSRDLVDGTVNSKEASKGGAEESFSPLVSGGESSVPGCAEHEEASQTEELSFDLLFDSVEENKAGPSGSLSPAGQHHDHVNPPSSSYSSSSSSTSKPVNTRDRHTLSIGQPIKRKSHSPFNTSSPTKLSKLM